In a genomic window of Passer domesticus isolate bPasDom1 chromosome 3, bPasDom1.hap1, whole genome shotgun sequence:
- the VGLL2 gene encoding transcription cofactor vestigial-like protein 2 — protein sequence MSCLDVMYQVYGPSQPYFAAAYSPYHQKLALYPKMQEAPESGSSAGSSFSSHAAASIKEEDCSPEKERPPEAEYISSRCVLFTYFQGDISAVVDEHFSRALSQPSSFSLGSAKAARSAGSWRDGSFPMSQRIFPPSFWNSTYQPSSVPGSLSSPLAAAAHSELPFAAATDPYAPTSLHGHLHQGGPEPWHHAHHHHHHHHHHHPYIGTQGTAYPRPTAMHEVYGPHFDPRYGSLLVPTASVRPHRLTPASVSTPVSPPCELGKSEAGAAAAWTTPGPFPSPTGDVAQSIGLNVDTARRYSFCGGSLLS from the exons ATGAGCTGTTTGGATGTTATGTACCAAGTCTACGGTCCTTCCCAGCCCTACTTCGCAGCAGCCTACAGCCCCTACCACCAG AAACTCGCCCTTTACCCCAAAATGCAGGAAGCCCCGgagagcggcagcagcgccggcagctccttctccagccaCGCCGCGGCCAGCATCAAGGAGGAGGACTGCAGCCCCGAGAAGGAGCGACCCCCCGAGGCCGAGTACATCAGCTCCCGCTGTGTCCTCTTCACCTACTTCCAGGGGGACATCAGCGCCGTGGTGGATGAGCACTTCAGCCGGGCgctcagccagcccagcagcttctccctcGGCAGCGCGAAGGCGGCGCGGAGCGCGGGCTCCTGGCGGG ATGGATCCTTCCCAATGAGCCAGCGCATCTTCCCGCCGTCCTTCTGGAACAGCACGTACCAGCCCTCCTCGGTCCCAGGCAGCctgagcagccccctggcagctgcCGCCCACAGCGAGCTGCCCTTCGCCGCCGCCACCGACCCCTACGCGCCCACCTCTCTGCACGGCCACCTGCACCAGGgcggccccgagccctggcaccacgcccaccaccaccaccaccaccaccaccaccaccacccctACATTGGGACACAGGGCACCGCCTACCCCCGCCCCACTGCCATGCACGAGGTCTACGGGCCCCACTTTGACCCCCGCTACGGCTCGCTCCTGGTGCCCACCGCCTCCGTCCGCCCCCACCGCCTCACGCCCGCCTCCGTATCCACGCCAGTCAGCCCCCCCTGTGAACTGGGCAAGAGTGAAGCGGGTGCTGCTGCGGCCTGGACGACACCGGGCCCCTTCCCCAGTCCAACAGGAGACGTGGCACAGAGCATCGGCCTCAATGTGGACACAG CTCGCCGTTACTCCTTCTGTGGTGGATCCCTTCTGAGCTGA